The Zingiber officinale cultivar Zhangliang unplaced genomic scaffold, Zo_v1.1 ctg63, whole genome shotgun sequence sequence ATTCATACAGCGGAGTTATTCGGATCACCAAAATTCAACACTTTCGTATCTAAAATTCTTCGTCTCCACAAACAAAACCATATCAACAATAGTGAAcgcaaaagaaataagaaaacatTAAACGATAAGTGTTTGGACTCAGCATTCAAATATCATGGCCTGTAGCACGAAAGAAACAACAGTGTTTAAATTAAAGTCTTGTTATTTATTTGTTCAACATCAGTTGCAGTAGTACTTAGCTGCAACTAGGACGACTCCTGGCTGACGGTTATCTGAAGAGGCAAAAGACTGTCGGCTTCTTTAATTTCTTCATTTCTCTGTGCGACTGCCCTCGACATTCCGAACATCTGAAACATGCAACAGAAGAAGCTCAGAGTACTATCAATCCAAAATACAAGTTGTGTGATGTGTTTTCTCCACTGACCTTTTTAATCGTCTTCTGAAAGCAATTCTTGTGCTCATCCATCGATGCGTGAATGAATTCATCAATATGATCTCTCAGATCCTCTAAAAAGTCAGCATCATCTGATTTCTTCTTTCTGCATGAAGTCATGGCTGGATCAACTGAACGTGGCTTTTCGAATGGTGGATTTTGTGTTTCCATTGCGAGATTTTAGCACGAATATAAAGTCACTACAAAATGATAATTTAGCCATTTGTGCAGATCATATAAATTAgacataaaattgataaattaccATTTTGCAAAACttcacaattttaaaaattatgttgccAGCATTTAGAAAATAGGCACGATCAAAATCCAAATGGCAAGTTTTACTAATACTTATTTTTTACATGCTATTTTATGAATGGAACTTTAATTTTTACTTGTTAATCAGATTATGGAGTATGATATGCGTAAATtttctgtcttttttttttttttttgcaagtagACTGTAATTTATTGGTTCCAGAAATACGATAAGGATAGACATTCAGGAAAATTTGTTTAAAGGAGAGAAGCATGCAAACAACGAAAACAATTACCAGAACAAAATGGAACAATACGTTTCAGTTGCTGAGTGTTGACTAATGCAGGAGATGTATGAAGCTCCTTGAATGTGTCGTTGAATAATCTGACAAAGCTTGTTCAAGCTCATTTAGTACTGCAGTGGCTAAATTAGAGCTTCTTATCTTACTATTCTAAACGAGCAGAACTTGAAAATTAATCATTTAAGTTGGTGGACAAATCTCTTATATTACTATCCACAAAGAAAATGGTAAACCAGCTTCTTTATAAGACAGTGAATACATTCATTAGAATAAACTCATATGTAAGCTCGTATATAATTCAAATAATCTCAGATGTATGGTTATAAATAGCCCTTTGCACTCACTATCAATATTATAAGCCTACAAGCTCGATGGACATATGCAAACCTCTGTACTAACATGTACGATTTCGATAGAGTATCAAAGTTGGGATTGTAAGGTCGGGTGCAAGCTTGATCgagttaaatttcaaaataaatcaaGAATAAGCTCAGCCTAAAGTGAAGCTCATTTCCTGAGTAAAAGAccctcaacaaagctcaagcccAATGAATATAAATGACCCAAATTTGGGCTTGAATTGTATCAAATTTTAGCTCATGCTCAATTATCATTAGTCAAGCTAAACCTTAGAAGTTTGAGTAAGGTCAATCGGTGCGCAATTAGCCTCCCTAATGTCGAAATCaatgaaatttataaaaaaacttaTTGTAACTTGCAAACAATTGATGCAAAAATATTTAGTGGTTGCTAACTAACCTATCCACTCCACTTGATTATGTGGATAAAGGAGTAGTGTCTATTTTTTAGCAGTAAATGTAGTGTTACTTGGTCAAGATGTACTCACCACAATTAAAGTGAGTAGCCTCTTTTGGAGAAAGTGGGTCCATGTAGTCCCCGCTTTCATCCTtttacctatatatatatatatatatacttgagcAGGAAACTGAACTGATTTTATCTCTTCTTTGCTACTTCATCTTATTTCAAATTGTATTATTCTTTTCCCATATATTTTTCATACCAACATTGTGGTATGAGAGCTAAGATGAGGTTGCTACTGACGAAAGTGGATCATGTGGAACTGAAGTTGTACGCATAGCCAAAAATGGGAATAAGAGTATGCTGAATTTGTCTCAATATTTGGAGCCCATCTTTGATAAtcagaattttatatatatatcaagaTGAAGACCTTTATCTTTCAAGAGCTCTGGATCTTGTAGCGATGGGATATGTTGAAAGATAGAAGAAAAACATAAATGAAGGACTTTTAAAAGAAGGATGTGAAGGCCTATTGTCGTATGTGGTAGAAGGTTCAATTTTCCTTAGGATTGCAGATgccacaaaaaaaataaaataaaattatagaataaGGTAACAACGTGAAACTTCAAACTCTACATAAGAAATCATAGAATTTATGCATGGAGGTAAGGTTGGTTCTTGATTATTTTAAAGAGCATCTGTTGATAAGCGAGAGGTATGAAAAATTTGTCTATTTTACTTGGTTATTACTTGCTCATACTGGAAAGTAATGTTTCTTTGTTTTCACATTGTTTGAGCTGCAACTGAAAATTTTCCCTATGTACAAATTGTTTTACTAATCCATCCTTTTTTAGTTTACCATTTATACAGAAAAGTAATGTTTCTTTATTTTCACTTATAGAAGCATATTTTGCGAACTAAAGATTTTTCAATCAAAAGCATAATTTGTTGTTTCGTGTTCAGTGTTCTTGTTGCTGTccgattttacttttttttttgtcctatttttccatttttttctgttttccttttttgtttttgTCATGTTTTTCTATTGCTGGTATAGTATTTTTCTATTGCTGCCTGCTGGTACagtgttaattttattttgtttttaatttttcaagttattttcttgttcaattaTCATGGAAGATAGTAGCGATActtcaacatatatatcaaaagatctgacatgaaattattttcaaagagttaatccgaataataaaaatgatttaatttgtaacttttgtcaaaaagttacaaaAGGAGTATCTATCGTGCAAAACAACATCTTGTTGGGAGTTTCGAAATACTACAACTTGTAAAAAATGTCCGCCTCATGTACgtgaagaaataaaaaatttcatggagaaaaagacggagaaaagtaatctttctaaacttgggacattggactttgaggatgtagaccctcttggtgatgatattAATATGGATGATATTGGAGCTAAAGTTGTGTTGCCTATAAGTACAAGTATAAGTTCTAGATCAGTGAATATGCAAAAAAAGACCAAGTCAAATAGGTCTGATATGTATTTTGCTCCTAATGTTGAAAGTAGAGGCAAACTACAATAAATGAGGCATACAAAAAGAATTGAGGGAAAAAACTTGTATGGTCATAACTAAGTGGATGTATGATACGGCAATTCCTTTTAATGTCATTAACTATTCAAGCTTGAAAAGGATGTTGGACTTGGTTGGCTTATATGGTATACTAATAAAAAAGACCTAGTTATCATAAGGTGCgggttccttttctaaaaaaaaactgTTGATAGTGTGACAAATGATTACATTAAGTCGTGCAAATCAGAATGCGCCAAATATGATTGTAGTTTGATGGCAGATGGTGGACAAACAAAAGGCAGAggacattgattaattttttagcgAATTCTCCTAAATGTTCAGTTTTCATCGAATCGGTTGATGCTTCAAATTATGCAAAGACTGGAGAGAAAATATTTCAGTTGATCGATTTGTGGAGCGTGTAGGAGAAACAAATATTGTTCAAGTTGTTATGGATAGTGCAAGTAACAATGTACTTGCTGGTaagaatctatttaattcttttttatcaatatgttttttcttatttatgttaaacttatctagttttctaactttttttttgtaggaaaattattagaagcaAAAAGGCCACACCTATATTGGACTCCTTGTGCTGTTCACTACGTTGacttgatcttagaagatattgggATATTgcctgattttaaaacaaaagaAGACAATAAGTGTgaatgtttacatttatgtttGCCTAGGCATGGTAAATATATTGAGGCAATACACAAGACAAAAAGAGCTTTGTCGGGCGGGTGTCACAAGATTTGCTATTTCTTTTCTCACTCTTGAAAGGATGCACCCACACaagtaaaatttaagaaaaacatTCATTTCAAAGGATTGGACAGAGAGTAAATGGGCAAAAGAAGCGGCGGGGAAGAAGGTAATTAAAATCATCATAACATTTAGATTTTGGAGCAGTGTTGTGCATATTTTAAAGGTATATGGCCCTTTAGTCCGTGTTCTGAGACTAGTTGATGGTGAAAGAAAACCTGCAATGTGTTATATTTATGAGGCTATGGATAGGACAAAAGAAACAATTATGAATGTCTttaaagagaaagaagagaaatacaaagaagtGTTTGAGATCATTGATAAAAGATGGAAATGTCAACTTCATCGGCCTCTACTTGCTGCAGGACATTATTTGAATCCAGAATATCTTTATTCATACACAGATTCAAATATCTATGGAGAAGCGGTGAATGGTTTGTTTGAAACTATGGAGAGATTGGTTTCAAGCGCTATTGAGCAAGATAAAATCACTACTCAGCTCTCTATATATCGAAATGCAAAAGGGCTATTTGAGAGGAATGTGACAATTAGACATAGAAGAGCATtatctccaacagaatggtgggAATGCTACAAAGCAAATACCCCAGAATTGCAAAAGTTTGCTATTAAAGTGCTTAGCCTCACTTGTAGTGCTTCCGGCTGTGAGCGCAATTGGAGTGTATTTGAGCAGttatgtaataaatataaatgtataatactattagtatgttacttttataagtagaaaatattctttgctattttattatacttattgtgatttttgacattttgtagattcacagcaaaaaaaaaaaataggctaTCTCAGCAGTGTTTAAATGATTTGGTATTTGAGAAATACAATCGTGCCTTAAAACTTCGGTATGATGCACGTGATAAGATTGACCTCATCTATTTGACAGATGTTAatgatagtaatgaatggttAATGGATAAAATGGATGGAGAAagtgataatgaagaagatgagttggtttTTGAAGGTGATGACTTGACATGGGATGCCGTTGCTAGGGCTAGTGGAGATGAAGAGCCTGCATATTGTACTAGAGGAAAAAACATTGCATCCATGACCTCTAGTTCACATGCTAGGCCTACACAAGTCGAGAAGGGAAATACATCTTCCTCTATGAGACACTCATCTCTAAGACTTAGAGATGAAGAcgaagaagaaattgaatttgaagaagatgaagatagagaagaagaagaagaagaatataatgaggatgatcttgagcttgatgattaatttgacttattactcttgttttgatgaactttgttagtttagattagaaagttgaaacttgaaagtttgaaacttttattaattGTATCATGGTGTTGTTttgcttgtcatattttgtgttttatggctAGTGATTTGATATTTGTGTGTGCGGAATATTAATAGTTATGATATTTAACATATTATATGAGTGTCAGTAGTTTAGTAAATAACCTCATGTTCAAGAGGCGCACACCTCGGGGGCACCTCGCGCCACGAGCGCACCTCGCGCCTCGGGCTCTAGGAGCCCTTTGCGTCTCGGTGCACCTCACGCCTCTAACAACACAGTCTAACATAAATAATCTCATATCTCTAGAACCAAAATTCCACGAAATAAAGGTTATACTTGTTCTTTATTAATTTACTTGAGAAGTTGCATGCTTTTTACAAACATTGGGCCAAGCCCTCTCAAATTTTTCAGTTATAGGAATTATATTGATGAAATTATTTATGATATCGGTCCACTTAATTTTTTTCTCATAATAATTCAAGTTATCCCTTGTAAGTttcatcaataaattttgatatgGTATAATATTACTGTTTTACAACAATCAAAAGGAAATTATTGATCAAATAGTTTTATCAACTTGATAAGATTTCATATTCTCTACTGCTTAGaacaaaagagaaaaagaatgGATAAAATGTATAAATCTAAAAAAAGATGAATGCAATCAACATAACTCAGCTCTGGTTGTAGTTTTACAAAACATACgtaatgaaataaaaaatcatatgaatAATAAAATTGAATACTGGAACATTATGTTATACTGATAAgggaagcaaataagaaaacttAAATAGGTATTTAAGTAGAAATTAAGTTCGAATAAAAGGGATCAAGCAAACTAATTGAGTAATCTAAATCATTTTCTATTTAATCATGCATGAAGGTAAATCAACAGGATAAAGCAAGAAAACTCCACCTAAATCGAAGGTTCTAAGCGCGTGCACTACCGTGTAGCCGCGGTGGCACGACGGCGACGGCGCTGGAGCGGCTACAGCGTGGGCGACGGCAGTGGCAACTACAACAGTGGGCGGCGACGACGAATGATTTGAAGGTGAGAAAAGGTaatattttgaaagattttaggGTTTGGGTTGGGTTGAATAAGAGAAAGACGAAGAAAACAGCCGAACACGTCGTGGAAGAGGGTTGCTGCCTTTTAGACGCGCTTTTGCGAAAAAGTCCAACAACTTTCAAAAATTACAACTAAACACTTTTTTTAGAATAAAATTCCTCCACTGACATAGCAACAAGCGTATGGGAAAACCAAGTCAGGTGTCGAAAAATCAAGTGATGTGCATATAGATAACTTTGTCTATAGTTGGCTTAGCACGAAGAAGTTAAAATAGGATTTATGTGGCTAAAAGGTAATTCGTTTCCTCCAGTATTTCTATTAATATGtttctagattaatattaatACAGATGAAAGGCATGAAGGGAGGTATGATTGAATACGTCAAGTTTTGATCCCAAACATATTTGATACGTGGAATTTTGATTTCAAGAATTTATATGATAACACCTCATATTTTAATTATTCGCATCGTCCTGAGAGAGGACAAGGTAAAAAGGATTTATGATTGCATTTGATGATGGTGTGTGTAAAATTAAGTGCAGAAAATCTTATAAAGTGTGGTGTCGATCAATGGAGCTCAAAGAAATTAAAAACACAGACACACACACAACTTTGTTTTGTCATCTTATAAAGTAGAGTATTATTGCTTAAAATTAAGGAACGACGACTTACAAATCTCGAAAGTAGATGGAGAGCAGAAATGCACCTAAAAGATGGTCCAACGCAGATGATGAAGATGAGCCTGCGAAGAGAACAAGGAACAAACAAAAAGGAAGATTTCCCGGATCGGCCTAAATTTATATCAGCGGCAACGACGAAGGCTTTTCTTGAGGAACAAGGCAAAGGGCAAAAGCCAGGGTTTTGGATGGAAAACAGTACCGTGTTATC is a genomic window containing:
- the LOC122037568 gene encoding uncharacterized protein LOC122037568; this translates as METQNPPFEKPRSVDPAMTSCRKKKSDDADFLEDLRDHIDEFIHASMDEHKNCFQKTIKKMFGMSRAVAQRNEEIKEADSLLPLQITVSQESS
- the LOC122037575 gene encoding uncharacterized protein LOC122037575, with the translated sequence MDRTKETIMNVFKEKEEKYKEVFEIIDKRWKCQLHRPLLAAGHYLNPEYLYSYTDSNIYGEAVNGLFETMERLVSSAIEQDKITTQLSIYRNAKGLFERNVTIRHRRALSPTEWWECYKANTPELQKFAIKVLSLTCSASGCERNWSVFEQLYVNDSNEWLMDKMDGESDNEEDELVFEGDDLTWDAVARASGDEEPAYCTRGKNIASMTSSSHARPTQPRWHDGDGAGAATAWATAVATTTVGGDDE